A single genomic interval of Streptomyces sp. BA2 harbors:
- a CDS encoding ABC transporter permease has product MGRIRSASAGGGNGKLRALRKNRLAMTGGVIAAVFVLAALFAPLVAPYDPARPDFANALAEPGWSHWLGTDDLGRDQLSRVVYGARASMQVGVVAVALAFVVGVPLGLLAGYYGKFTDSVVSRLTDTMLAFPFLVLAVGLAAVLGPSLTNATIAIGISQIPAVIRITRAETLRLRHVDYVAAAVANGGGDATVLFRHILPNATSALTVQATVGIPAAIIGEALLSFLGLGVQPPEASLGVMLSGAQSFLAPAPWMAVFPGLAVVAATLAFNLLGDGLRDVLDPRGATR; this is encoded by the coding sequence CTGGGGCGGATACGTTCCGCGAGCGCGGGCGGCGGCAACGGCAAGCTGCGCGCCCTGCGCAAGAACCGGCTCGCCATGACTGGTGGCGTCATCGCCGCCGTCTTCGTCCTCGCGGCGCTCTTCGCGCCGCTGGTCGCGCCCTATGATCCCGCGCGCCCCGACTTCGCCAACGCCCTTGCCGAGCCCGGCTGGTCGCACTGGCTCGGCACCGACGACCTCGGCCGCGACCAGCTCTCCCGCGTCGTGTACGGGGCGCGGGCGTCCATGCAGGTGGGCGTGGTCGCGGTGGCGCTCGCGTTCGTCGTCGGCGTACCGCTCGGCCTGCTCGCGGGCTATTACGGCAAGTTCACCGACAGCGTGGTCTCGCGGCTCACCGACACGATGCTCGCCTTCCCCTTCCTGGTGCTCGCGGTCGGGCTGGCCGCGGTGCTCGGCCCCTCGCTCACCAACGCGACCATCGCCATCGGGATCTCGCAGATCCCGGCGGTCATCCGCATCACCCGCGCGGAGACACTGCGGCTGCGGCACGTCGACTACGTGGCCGCCGCGGTCGCCAACGGCGGCGGCGACGCCACCGTGCTCTTCCGGCACATCTTGCCCAACGCTACCTCCGCGCTGACCGTCCAGGCGACCGTCGGCATCCCCGCCGCGATCATCGGCGAGGCACTGCTCAGCTTCCTCGGTCTGGGAGTTCAGCCACCGGAGGCGTCGCTCGGCGTGATGCTCTCCGGCGCCCAGTCCTTCCTCGCGCCCGCGCCGTGGATGGCGGTCTTCCCCGGACTCGCGGTCGTCGCGGCCACCCTGGCGTTCAACCTGCTCGGCGACGGCCTCCGGGACGTCCTCGACCCCCGAGGAGCCACCCGATGA
- a CDS encoding ABC transporter permease subunit, which translates to MTSYLLTRVRQSLITLVLVSMVVFAGIRALPGDPALALAGEERSPEALAAIRESYGLNDNIVVQYGRFIGHAITGDLGTSSRTGLPVSDAITAALPITLELAALSLLLAVTVGIGAGIVAAVRRGKPEEWLANALALLGLSVPTFWLGMVLVLGFAIAVPVFSASGYVPFAADPLDNLRRMVLPAIVLGSGLAAVVMRQTRAAMLDSLSADYVRTARAKGLSRREVIGGHALRNSLVTVVTVLGLQLGHLISGAVVTEQIFVLPGFGKLTIDAVFTRDYATLQGVVLCTSAAYILINLLVDVAYSVIDPRIRLGGAR; encoded by the coding sequence ATGACGTCCTATCTGCTCACCCGTGTCCGCCAGTCCCTCATCACCCTCGTCCTGGTCAGCATGGTCGTCTTCGCCGGTATCCGCGCGCTGCCCGGCGATCCGGCGCTCGCGCTCGCCGGTGAGGAGCGCAGCCCAGAGGCGCTCGCCGCCATCCGCGAGAGCTACGGCCTGAACGACAACATCGTCGTCCAGTACGGGCGGTTCATCGGGCACGCGATCACCGGCGACCTGGGCACCTCCTCACGCACCGGCCTTCCCGTCTCCGACGCGATCACCGCCGCCCTGCCCATAACCCTCGAACTCGCCGCCCTCTCCCTGCTGTTGGCGGTCACGGTCGGCATCGGCGCGGGCATCGTCGCCGCCGTACGCCGCGGAAAGCCCGAGGAGTGGCTCGCCAACGCCCTCGCCCTCCTCGGCCTCTCCGTCCCCACTTTCTGGCTCGGCATGGTCCTGGTCCTCGGGTTCGCCATCGCCGTGCCGGTCTTCTCGGCCTCCGGATACGTGCCCTTCGCCGCCGACCCGCTGGACAACCTGCGCCGCATGGTGCTCCCCGCGATCGTTCTCGGCTCGGGGCTCGCGGCCGTCGTGATGCGCCAGACACGCGCGGCGATGCTCGACTCGCTCTCCGCCGACTACGTACGCACCGCGCGGGCCAAGGGCCTGTCCCGGCGCGAGGTCATCGGCGGGCACGCGCTGCGCAACTCCCTGGTCACGGTCGTGACCGTGCTCGGACTCCAGCTCGGCCACCTCATCTCGGGCGCGGTCGTCACCGAGCAGATCTTCGTCCTGCCCGGCTTCGGCAAGCTCACCATCGACGCCGTCTTCACCCGCGACTACGCGACCCTGCAAGGCGTGGTGCTGTGCACCTCCGCCGCGTACATCCTCATCAACCTGCTGGTCGACGTGGCGTATTCGGTCATCGACCCGCGCATCCGGCTCGGAGGTGCCCGGTGA
- a CDS encoding ABC transporter substrate-binding protein has translation MRRKAVALAAVALVMSMTAGCGSLQSSATEVGAERMTDDRPVRDGGTLTVALNADPDKLDPTLAQTLVGRTVFAGMCEKLYDIDEHGTVIPQLATALPKTSKDGRTVTFGLRKGLKFSDGTKLDADAAVTSLLRHRDLPGSARATELAPLAGAKATGPYTVKLTLKQAYVPLTAVLADRSGMVMSPAALKEYGKNFTNHPSCVGPFKYVERVGGDRIVLAKDPNYYAADQVHLDKVIYKPIPDGNVRLANLRSGDIQIGDQMTPVDVRSALTEPGLQLFNSPSLGYQGIGFNVGNVKGLGEKPGRIDTPLARDPRVREAFELAIDRDLINKVVFQGMYEPACGPVSPESAIAPGVKASECPKRDVAKAKRLLKDAGVRTPVRIELKVSTTPESSRLGQVVQAMTKEAGFAVTLRPTEYATMLEETDSGRYDAFTSGWSGRLDPDGNIASFLQTRGAMNAYGLSDPAIDRLVERGRAEADPDERAKIYEELTRRAQERRGLIYLYRQKNYIVAGKDVAGIRVYGDGLVRVTTAGYTR, from the coding sequence GTGCGCCGAAAAGCGGTTGCCCTCGCGGCAGTTGCCCTGGTGATGTCCATGACGGCGGGCTGCGGCTCCTTGCAGTCCTCGGCCACCGAGGTCGGCGCTGAGCGCATGACCGACGACCGTCCCGTGCGTGACGGCGGCACCCTCACCGTCGCCCTCAACGCCGACCCGGACAAGCTCGATCCGACCCTCGCGCAGACCCTCGTGGGCCGCACCGTCTTCGCCGGGATGTGCGAGAAGCTCTACGACATCGACGAGCACGGGACCGTGATCCCGCAGCTCGCCACGGCCCTGCCCAAGACGTCGAAGGACGGACGCACCGTCACCTTCGGCCTGCGCAAGGGCTTGAAGTTCAGCGACGGCACCAAGCTGGACGCGGACGCCGCCGTCACCTCACTGCTGCGCCACCGCGACCTCCCGGGCTCGGCGCGCGCCACCGAACTCGCCCCGCTCGCCGGGGCGAAGGCGACAGGCCCGTACACGGTGAAGCTCACGCTCAAGCAGGCCTACGTCCCGCTCACGGCCGTCCTCGCGGACCGCTCCGGCATGGTGATGTCACCCGCCGCGCTCAAGGAGTACGGCAAGAACTTCACCAACCACCCTTCCTGCGTGGGCCCGTTCAAGTACGTGGAGCGCGTCGGCGGCGACCGCATCGTGCTCGCCAAGGACCCCAACTACTACGCGGCCGACCAGGTCCACCTCGACAAGGTGATCTACAAGCCGATACCCGACGGCAACGTACGCCTGGCCAATCTGCGCTCCGGCGACATCCAGATCGGCGACCAGATGACACCCGTCGACGTACGCAGCGCCCTCACCGAGCCCGGTCTCCAGCTCTTCAACTCGCCCTCGCTCGGCTACCAGGGCATCGGCTTCAACGTCGGAAACGTCAAAGGCCTCGGGGAGAAGCCGGGTCGCATCGACACGCCCCTCGCGCGTGACCCGCGCGTCCGAGAAGCCTTCGAGCTCGCCATCGACCGCGACCTCATCAACAAGGTCGTCTTCCAGGGCATGTACGAGCCCGCCTGCGGCCCCGTCTCACCCGAGTCCGCCATCGCGCCCGGCGTCAAGGCGTCCGAGTGTCCCAAGCGGGACGTCGCGAAGGCCAAGCGGCTGCTCAAGGACGCGGGGGTGCGCACTCCGGTCCGCATCGAACTGAAGGTGTCCACCACACCCGAATCCAGCCGCCTCGGCCAAGTCGTGCAGGCGATGACCAAGGAGGCGGGGTTCGCGGTCACGCTGCGCCCCACCGAGTACGCCACGATGCTCGAAGAGACCGACTCCGGGCGCTACGACGCCTTCACCAGCGGCTGGTCCGGGCGGCTCGACCCGGACGGCAACATCGCAAGTTTCCTCCAGACACGCGGCGCGATGAACGCCTACGGGCTCTCGGACCCGGCCATCGACCGGCTCGTCGAACGCGGCCGAGCCGAGGCCGACCCGGACGAACGCGCCAAGATCTACGAGGAGTTGACCCGGCGCGCCCAGGAGAGGCGCGGGCTCATCTACCTCTACCGGCAGAAGAACTACATCGTCGCCGGCAAGGACGTCGCAGGCATCCGCGTCTACGGAGACGGCCTGGTCCGCGTCACGACTGCGGGGTACACTCGATGA
- a CDS encoding VOC family protein: MVSRLNPYLSFGGDARQALEFYKEVFGGDLALNTFGEAGQQDSPAADKIMHGMLEAPNGFTLMGADTPPGMDHTPGNNFSVSLSGDDEAELRGYWEKLSAGGSVSVPMEKQMWGDVFGMCTDRFGIPWMVNISEPQS; the protein is encoded by the coding sequence ATGGTCTCGCGTCTCAACCCGTATCTCAGCTTCGGCGGCGATGCCCGCCAGGCGCTGGAGTTCTATAAAGAGGTATTCGGCGGCGACCTCGCGCTCAACACCTTCGGCGAAGCCGGCCAGCAGGACAGTCCGGCCGCCGACAAGATCATGCACGGCATGCTGGAGGCGCCCAACGGCTTCACCCTGATGGGCGCGGACACCCCGCCGGGCATGGACCACACCCCGGGCAACAACTTCTCGGTGAGCCTCAGCGGAGACGACGAGGCCGAGCTCCGCGGCTACTGGGAGAAGCTGTCCGCCGGCGGCTCGGTGTCCGTTCCGATGGAGAAGCAGATGTGGGGCGACGTCTTCGGCATGTGTACGGACCGCTTCGGCATCCCCTGGATGGTCAACATCAGCGAGCCGCAGAGCTGA
- a CDS encoding MFS transporter has translation MATESEASATQDAGGGVALASARGRWVLACAVLASGMAMLDGTVVNVALPTLGRDLDTSIASLQWVVNAYMLTLSALLLLGGALGDRIGRRRTLVIGVVWFAVASALCGLAQDAGTLIAARALQGIGGALLTPGSLALVRTSFRPQDQARAVGAWSGLGGVAGAIGPFLGGWLIDGPGWRWIFLINVPLAALVLFAVRHVPESRAEGAAEKPFDVTGAGLAALFLAGISFSLIGAAGDSSKAAAVLPGLGGIAAGVAFVVVEHRRRNPMLPLSLFRSRLFSAANVMTLCLYAAIGGLLFMLPVQLQTTLGYDALQAGTATLPITVLMLLLSAAAGDLSRRVGPTLPLVAGPLIAAAGALLMLRIEPGAAYVTEVLPAVVVLGLGMSVFVAPLTATVLASVDAGRAGLASGVNNTAARVAQMLVVAALPLAVGLSGTAYADPDALNSAFGKAAVGCAGLFVLAAAAAAFFIRPRPAAWHEDAGNTPRCKSHLGVAAPPLEPGKDCAG, from the coding sequence ATGGCAACCGAATCCGAGGCTTCAGCGACACAAGACGCCGGCGGGGGTGTCGCGCTGGCCTCGGCACGGGGCCGCTGGGTGCTCGCCTGCGCCGTTCTCGCCTCAGGCATGGCCATGCTGGACGGCACGGTGGTCAACGTCGCTCTGCCCACCCTCGGCCGCGACCTGGACACGTCGATCGCGTCCCTGCAGTGGGTCGTCAACGCCTACATGCTCACGCTCTCGGCGCTGCTGCTGCTCGGCGGAGCGCTCGGCGACCGCATCGGACGGCGGCGCACCCTGGTCATCGGCGTGGTGTGGTTCGCCGTGGCCTCCGCGCTCTGCGGGCTCGCGCAGGACGCCGGAACGCTCATCGCGGCACGGGCGTTGCAGGGCATCGGCGGTGCGCTCCTGACGCCGGGATCACTGGCCTTGGTGCGTACGTCGTTCCGGCCACAGGACCAGGCACGTGCGGTGGGCGCCTGGTCGGGGCTCGGCGGGGTCGCGGGCGCCATCGGGCCGTTCCTGGGCGGCTGGCTGATCGACGGCCCCGGCTGGCGGTGGATCTTCCTGATCAACGTGCCGCTGGCGGCGCTCGTGCTCTTCGCGGTGCGCCATGTGCCGGAGAGTCGGGCCGAAGGCGCCGCGGAGAAGCCGTTCGACGTGACGGGGGCGGGCCTGGCGGCGCTGTTCCTGGCGGGCATCAGCTTCTCGCTGATCGGCGCCGCGGGGGACTCGTCGAAGGCGGCGGCGGTCCTGCCGGGGCTCGGCGGAATCGCGGCGGGCGTCGCCTTCGTCGTGGTGGAGCACCGCCGCCGCAACCCGATGCTGCCGCTCTCCCTCTTCCGCTCCCGCCTGTTCAGCGCGGCCAACGTCATGACGCTGTGCCTGTACGCGGCCATCGGCGGGCTCTTGTTCATGCTGCCGGTGCAGTTGCAGACGACGCTCGGCTACGACGCGCTGCAGGCCGGCACGGCGACGCTGCCGATCACGGTCCTGATGCTGCTGCTCTCGGCCGCGGCAGGGGATCTGTCACGGCGGGTCGGGCCCACCCTGCCGCTGGTCGCCGGGCCGCTCATCGCGGCCGCCGGGGCGCTCCTGATGCTGCGGATCGAGCCCGGCGCCGCGTACGTCACGGAGGTCCTGCCCGCGGTGGTGGTCCTCGGCCTGGGGATGAGTGTGTTCGTGGCTCCGCTGACGGCGACGGTCCTCGCCTCGGTCGACGCGGGGCGCGCGGGACTGGCGAGCGGCGTCAACAACACCGCGGCGCGGGTGGCCCAGATGCTGGTCGTCGCCGCGCTGCCGCTCGCGGTGGGCCTTTCCGGCACGGCGTACGCGGATCCGGACGCGCTGAACTCGGCATTCGGCAAGGCGGCCGTGGGCTGCGCGGGTCTTTTCGTCCTCGCGGCGGCAGCGGCGGCGTTCTTCATCCGCCCGCGTCCTGCCGCCTGGCACGAGGACGCGGGGAACACGCCACGCTGCAAGTCCCATCTGGGCGTAGCTGCACCGCCGTTGGAGCCGGGCAAGGACTGTGCGGGGTAG
- a CDS encoding GNAT family N-acetyltransferase — MAPTHLADVLTLGRELYDTSVKPYTSWSLSAIARHLDADASSCWVALDGDALAGFVCGSMGFDQRADWGNLEWIASAPAYQGQGVASHLVQACCATLTAAGATAVVTDVESRNTASASLMRRNGFKESVSVTLFVRDAPDAAV, encoded by the coding sequence ATGGCTCCCACTCATCTGGCCGACGTCCTCACCCTGGGGCGTGAGCTGTACGACACCTCGGTGAAGCCGTACACGTCCTGGTCGCTTTCGGCGATCGCCCGGCACTTGGACGCCGATGCCTCCTCCTGCTGGGTGGCGCTCGACGGTGACGCGCTCGCCGGGTTCGTCTGCGGCTCGATGGGGTTCGACCAGCGTGCGGACTGGGGGAACCTGGAGTGGATCGCCAGCGCACCCGCCTATCAGGGGCAGGGTGTCGCCAGCCATCTGGTGCAGGCCTGTTGCGCGACGCTGACCGCCGCCGGTGCCACGGCCGTGGTGACCGACGTCGAGTCGCGCAACACCGCCTCCGCCTCGCTGATGCGGCGCAACGGCTTCAAGGAGAGCGTGTCGGTCACCCTCTTCGTGCGTGACGCCCCCGACGCGGCGGTCTGA
- the hemC gene encoding hydroxymethylbilane synthase — MSAPELIRIVSRSSPMALAQVERVRAELAALHPGIRTEVVPVTTSGDRWMGDLAKLGGKGAFTKEVDAALLAGEADLAVHCVKDVPADRPLPAGTTFAAFLKRDDIRDALIHPGGLTLDELPAGTRIGTSSVRRIAQLAASHPELECVPMRGNAGRRMEKLAAGDADALLLAVSGLERIDRMDVVTEVLSVETMCPPIGAGILALQCREDDTETIDAVSGLGDPDAWREATAERMFLHVLQGHCNSPIAGYARCERGGDLSLRARVFTPDGKTVLNAHEWAGPLDPATLGTSVAVTLLRQGARELIDSIAH; from the coding sequence ATGTCCGCTCCTGAGCTGATCCGCATCGTCTCCCGTTCCTCCCCCATGGCGCTGGCCCAGGTGGAGCGCGTACGCGCCGAACTCGCCGCCCTGCACCCCGGGATCCGTACGGAGGTCGTGCCGGTCACGACCTCCGGGGACCGCTGGATGGGAGACCTCGCGAAGCTCGGCGGCAAGGGCGCCTTCACCAAGGAGGTCGACGCGGCGCTGCTCGCCGGGGAGGCGGACCTCGCGGTGCACTGCGTCAAGGACGTACCGGCGGACCGGCCGCTTCCGGCGGGCACCACCTTCGCCGCGTTCCTCAAGCGGGACGATATCCGCGACGCGCTCATCCACCCGGGCGGTCTCACCCTGGACGAGCTGCCCGCGGGGACCCGCATCGGCACGTCGTCAGTGCGCCGCATCGCCCAACTCGCCGCTTCCCACCCGGAGTTGGAATGCGTCCCGATGCGCGGGAACGCCGGGCGCCGGATGGAGAAGCTGGCCGCGGGCGACGCGGACGCGCTGCTGCTCGCGGTGTCGGGGCTCGAGCGCATCGACCGCATGGACGTCGTCACCGAAGTCCTGTCGGTGGAGACGATGTGCCCGCCGATCGGCGCGGGAATCCTGGCCCTGCAGTGCCGCGAGGACGACACGGAGACCATCGACGCCGTGTCGGGCCTCGGCGACCCCGACGCCTGGCGGGAGGCCACCGCCGAGCGCATGTTCCTGCACGTCCTCCAGGGGCACTGCAACTCCCCCATCGCCGGGTACGCGCGCTGCGAGCGGGGCGGCGACCTTTCGCTGCGCGCCCGGGTGTTCACCCCGGACGGCAAGACGGTCCTGAACGCCCACGAGTGGGCCGGGCCGCTGGACCCGGCGACGCTCGGCACGTCGGTGGCGGTGACGCTGCTGCGCCAGGGGGCGCGCGAGCTCATCGACTCCATCGCGCACTGA
- a CDS encoding endo alpha-1,4 polygalactosaminidase — translation MHRPHHPYNPHRSRTARLAVCAAALFLTAACATDDGGDTPAATDGADAVRTPKANAVFDYQLGGPYPPDDAVRAVSRDRSAEPAKGLYNVCYVNAFQTQPGDAITWWKKNHPDLLLKDDDGSLVVDDDWDEPLLDISTPGKRRELMDVVGPWIDGCAESGYDAVEPDNLDSYERSDELLTPEHAAAFAKLLAERAHGRGLAIAQKNTTDLLPERARIGFDFAVVEECAAYKECGDFADAYDDKVFAVEYTRKDYRNACDAWGPRLSVTLRDRDVSSEGTKGYVFAQC, via the coding sequence ATGCACCGCCCGCACCACCCGTACAACCCGCACCGCTCGCGCACGGCCCGGCTTGCGGTCTGCGCCGCCGCCCTTTTCCTGACCGCCGCCTGCGCGACCGACGACGGCGGGGACACCCCGGCCGCCACGGACGGGGCGGACGCCGTGCGTACGCCCAAGGCCAACGCCGTCTTCGACTACCAACTCGGCGGCCCGTACCCACCTGACGACGCCGTGCGGGCGGTCTCCCGCGACCGCTCCGCCGAGCCGGCCAAGGGCCTGTACAACGTGTGTTACGTCAATGCCTTCCAGACCCAGCCGGGCGACGCCATCACCTGGTGGAAGAAGAACCACCCCGACCTGCTCCTGAAGGACGACGACGGCTCGCTGGTGGTCGACGACGACTGGGACGAGCCGCTCCTGGACATCTCCACGCCCGGCAAGCGCCGGGAACTGATGGACGTCGTCGGGCCGTGGATCGACGGCTGCGCGGAGTCGGGCTACGACGCCGTGGAGCCCGACAACCTGGACTCCTACGAGCGTTCCGACGAGCTCCTCACGCCCGAACACGCCGCCGCCTTCGCCAAGTTGCTCGCCGAACGGGCCCACGGCCGCGGCCTTGCCATCGCCCAGAAGAACACCACCGACCTCCTCCCCGAGCGCGCCCGCATCGGGTTCGACTTCGCCGTCGTCGAGGAGTGCGCGGCGTACAAGGAGTGCGGCGACTTCGCCGACGCCTACGACGACAAGGTCTTCGCCGTCGAGTACACGCGCAAGGACTACCGCAACGCCTGCGACGCCTGGGGCCCTCGGCTGTCCGTCACCCTGCGCGACCGCGACGTCAGCTCCGAGGGCACGAAGGGCTACGTCTTCGCGCAGTGCTGA
- a CDS encoding APC family permease, which produces MSTPPAATNSSRLQRRLGVSDAVFIGLGSMIGAGIFAAFAPAARAAGSGLLVGLAVAAVVAYCNATSSARLAARYPASGGTYVYGRERLGDFWGYLAGWGFIIGKTASCAAMALTAGAYAWPGHERPVAIAAVVALTAVNYVGIQKTAWLTRTIVALVLAVLAAVVVASFTGGHTDAARLELSGDASVGGVLQAAGLLFFAFAGYARIATLGEEVRDPRRTIPRAIPLALSITLVVYAAVATAVLAVLGPSGLAEATAPLADTVRAAGVPALAPVVRIGAAVAALGSLLALILGISRTTLAMARDRHLPHALAAVHPRFNVPHRAELAVGAVVVGLVSFADLRGAIGFSSFGVLAYYAIANAAAWTLAPGEGRPPRAVPVLGLAGCLLLAFSLPLSSTVSGAAVLAAGAVAYFVRRFVRRKAGR; this is translated from the coding sequence ATGAGCACTCCACCCGCCGCCACGAACTCCTCCCGCCTGCAACGGCGACTAGGGGTGAGTGACGCGGTGTTCATCGGCCTGGGGTCGATGATCGGGGCGGGGATCTTCGCCGCGTTCGCGCCCGCCGCCCGTGCCGCGGGCTCGGGACTGCTCGTCGGCCTTGCGGTCGCTGCCGTGGTCGCCTACTGCAACGCCACCTCGTCGGCCCGGCTCGCGGCCCGCTACCCCGCCTCCGGCGGCACCTACGTCTACGGCCGTGAACGGCTCGGCGACTTCTGGGGCTACCTCGCGGGCTGGGGCTTCATCATCGGCAAGACCGCCTCCTGCGCGGCCATGGCCCTCACCGCGGGCGCGTACGCCTGGCCCGGCCACGAACGCCCGGTGGCGATCGCCGCCGTGGTCGCCCTGACCGCCGTCAACTACGTCGGCATCCAGAAGACCGCGTGGCTGACCCGCACCATCGTCGCCCTCGTCCTGGCCGTCCTTGCCGCTGTCGTGGTCGCCTCCTTCACCGGCGGTCACACCGACGCCGCCCGGCTGGAGTTGAGCGGCGACGCGAGCGTGGGCGGCGTGCTGCAGGCCGCCGGGCTGCTGTTCTTCGCCTTCGCCGGATACGCGCGCATCGCCACGCTCGGCGAGGAGGTCCGCGACCCGCGGCGCACCATCCCGCGCGCGATCCCTCTCGCCCTGAGCATCACTCTGGTGGTGTACGCGGCGGTCGCCACCGCCGTCCTTGCCGTACTCGGCCCCAGCGGCCTGGCCGAAGCGACCGCGCCCCTCGCGGACACGGTGCGCGCGGCCGGGGTGCCCGCTCTGGCCCCGGTGGTGCGCATCGGCGCCGCCGTCGCCGCGCTCGGCTCGTTGCTCGCCCTGATCCTCGGCATCTCGCGGACGACGCTGGCGATGGCCCGGGACCGTCACCTGCCGCACGCGCTGGCCGCCGTCCATCCCCGCTTCAACGTCCCCCACCGGGCCGAACTCGCCGTCGGGGCGGTCGTGGTGGGCCTCGTCTCCTTCGCCGACCTGCGCGGCGCGATCGGTTTCTCCTCCTTCGGGGTGCTCGCCTACTACGCCATCGCCAACGCCGCGGCCTGGACCCTGGCGCCGGGCGAAGGCCGCCCGCCGCGCGCCGTCCCCGTCCTCGGCCTGGCCGGCTGCCTGCTCCTGGCCTTCAGCCTCCCGCTCTCCTCCACCGTCTCCGGCGCCGCCGTTCTGGCCGCGGGTGCGGTCGCCTACTTCGTACGCCGGTTCGTACGCCGGAAAGCGGGGCGCTGA
- a CDS encoding DUF6223 family protein: MSVRNLLTATAAAVLGGLVLATPAAAQVSAADEGGSGRGGAMIAMVVALISVVIGGLALAQSAGRIGNGNGRGGAMVAPVVALIGIVIGVVQLTGSDGGVGSGNGRGGAVVAMVIALIAIVLSGMVLSRTRRTA, translated from the coding sequence ATGTCCGTCCGTAACTTGCTCACCGCTACCGCAGCCGCCGTGCTCGGAGGGTTGGTGCTCGCCACACCGGCAGCCGCGCAGGTCTCGGCCGCCGACGAGGGCGGCTCCGGACGAGGCGGGGCCATGATCGCCATGGTGGTGGCGCTGATCAGCGTGGTCATCGGCGGCCTCGCGCTGGCCCAGTCCGCCGGCCGCATCGGTAACGGCAACGGCCGGGGCGGCGCCATGGTGGCCCCGGTCGTGGCACTGATCGGCATCGTCATCGGCGTGGTGCAACTGACCGGCTCCGACGGCGGGGTGGGCAGCGGCAACGGCCGAGGCGGGGCCGTCGTGGCCATGGTGATCGCGTTGATCGCCATCGTCCTCAGCGGGATGGTCCTGTCCCGCACGCGCCGTACGGCCTGA
- a CDS encoding response regulator transcription factor produces MAIKMVLAEDEALTREALAELLQLPGDIEVVAHTGRGDRVLDLVNEHHAGLAVLDLHMPGTNGIAVAEQLNRERAGFPVVVLTCDGRPGYVQRALKAGVRGILTKETSIRELSRVIRAVHAGGRYIPAELMDEMLAVGENPLTDREAEILKAAADGRPLSAIASQLHLSPGTVRNHIHSAIHKLKAGNRISAVHAASRAGWI; encoded by the coding sequence ATGGCGATCAAGATGGTCCTGGCCGAAGACGAAGCGCTCACCAGGGAGGCGCTCGCTGAACTTCTCCAACTGCCGGGAGACATCGAGGTCGTGGCCCACACCGGGCGGGGCGACCGCGTGCTCGACCTGGTGAACGAACACCATGCGGGGCTCGCCGTGCTCGATCTGCACATGCCGGGAACGAACGGGATCGCGGTCGCCGAGCAGCTGAACCGTGAACGGGCCGGTTTCCCGGTGGTGGTCCTGACCTGCGACGGCCGCCCCGGATATGTGCAGCGGGCCCTCAAGGCCGGAGTGCGCGGAATCCTCACCAAGGAGACCTCGATCCGCGAGCTGAGCCGGGTCATCCGGGCCGTCCACGCGGGGGGACGGTACATCCCCGCCGAGCTGATGGACGAGATGCTGGCCGTCGGCGAGAACCCGCTGACGGACCGCGAGGCGGAGATACTGAAGGCGGCCGCGGACGGCCGTCCGCTCAGCGCCATCGCGTCCCAGCTGCACCTGAGCCCGGGAACGGTCCGCAATCACATCCATTCGGCCATCCACAAGCTGAAGGCCGGGAACAGGATCAGTGCCGTGCACGCCGCTTCGCGTGCCGGCTGGATCTGA